Proteins encoded by one window of Geobacter sp. DSM 9736:
- the waaC gene encoding lipopolysaccharide heptosyltransferase I: MKILIVKMSALGDIIHALPVLDYLHRVSPGIEIDWVVEEPFREVLEGNPLVRRLYTVRTKVWRKKPFASATRREIGELKASLREHQYDFVFDIQGNLKSGLVCWLSGVEHRIGFEKDALQESVNLLFTTRQVPLRMIDRHITDQYLRLVSVPFGKDFREFSLITDIWTSAEDDAAAEALLATLDDGLVFLFHQGTTWQTKLWKQEGWAELGADLLRRHPHSSILLSWGNEDERRAVVDIASAIGSGARVVDRYSLKGFAALLKKVDVVVGGDTGPVHLAAAVGTPTVSFYRASDGMRSGPRGSQHVVIQAQLPCTGCFKTSCDKDAACRDSITVEALTAGIDKVLSHHCA; the protein is encoded by the coding sequence ATGAAAATACTGATCGTTAAAATGAGCGCGCTGGGGGATATCATCCACGCATTGCCTGTGCTGGATTACCTGCATAGGGTCTCCCCCGGAATCGAAATAGACTGGGTAGTCGAGGAGCCGTTCCGGGAGGTGCTGGAAGGCAATCCGCTCGTGCGGCGGCTTTATACTGTGCGGACGAAGGTGTGGAGGAAAAAGCCCTTCGCTTCCGCTACGAGACGGGAAATCGGCGAACTCAAGGCGTCATTGCGGGAGCACCAGTACGATTTCGTTTTCGACATACAGGGCAATCTGAAGAGCGGTCTCGTCTGCTGGCTGAGCGGAGTGGAGCACCGGATCGGGTTCGAGAAGGATGCTCTTCAGGAGAGCGTAAACCTTCTGTTTACTACACGTCAGGTTCCGTTGCGTATGATTGATCGCCATATCACCGATCAATATCTGCGGCTGGTGAGCGTTCCGTTCGGCAAAGATTTCCGGGAGTTCTCCCTCATAACTGATATCTGGACTTCCGCGGAGGACGATGCTGCCGCGGAAGCGCTGCTGGCTACGCTGGACGACGGGCTCGTTTTCCTGTTCCACCAGGGGACGACGTGGCAGACGAAGTTGTGGAAGCAGGAGGGGTGGGCAGAGCTGGGAGCGGATCTGCTCCGGCGGCATCCGCATTCGAGCATTCTACTCTCATGGGGAAATGAGGATGAGCGCAGGGCGGTTGTGGACATCGCATCCGCGATTGGAAGTGGTGCCCGTGTAGTCGACCGCTATTCTTTGAAAGGCTTTGCTGCTCTGTTGAAGAAAGTCGATGTTGTCGTCGGCGGCGATACCGGTCCTGTTCATCTCGCTGCTGCCGTCGGCACCCCGACCGTTTCGTTCTATCGCGCCAGTGACGGCATGCGCAGCGGTCCACGTGGCAGCCAGCATGTCGTGATACAGGCTCAGCTTCCCTGCACCGGCTGCTTTAAAACTTCCTGCGACAAGGATGCTGCTTGCAGGGACAGCATAACTGTGGAGGCACTTACTGCCGGTATCGACAAGGTGCTTTCCCATCACTGCGCGTAG
- the hldE gene encoding bifunctional D-glycero-beta-D-manno-heptose-7-phosphate kinase/D-glycero-beta-D-manno-heptose 1-phosphate adenylyltransferase HldE: MQRKDAESLFAKARNVRALVIGDLMLDEYLWGKAERISPEAPVQVVDIIREDLRLGGAGNVVNNLAALGCSVSICSVIGADENGTTLQHVFTGKGVDVAGVFEDPLRTTSKKTRVVAANQQIVRMDRETKEPLRPELEAQVIEYVERHADEFQVLLLSDYLKGVLTERVVQAAVEAGRKRGIPVVIDPKGSDYSKYRGATILTPNRKEAEQAAGMPIANEDDLGRAAERILRECELDALLITRSEQGMSLFGSGGWLTHIPTFAREVYDVTGAGDTVLAVMGVALACGIGYEDAARVANVAAGIAVGKVGTSTVTPSEVIGLIGHGHADSDAKIKNLDVLVEVIEKEKGRGKQVVFTNGCFDLLHVGHVKYLQKARSFGDLLVLGLNSDASVRRLKGDKRPLIPQEERAHLLAALNCVDYVVFFDDDTPLALIETLKPMVLVKGGDYTPDTVVGRDVVESCGGRVELVEFVDGKSTTNIIEKILTSYGEGQ, encoded by the coding sequence ATGCAACGTAAGGACGCGGAATCGCTTTTTGCCAAGGCTCGAAATGTTCGCGCACTGGTGATTGGCGATCTGATGCTCGACGAGTATCTGTGGGGGAAAGCCGAACGCATCTCTCCCGAAGCGCCTGTTCAGGTGGTCGATATCATCCGTGAGGATCTGCGCCTCGGGGGGGCGGGCAATGTGGTGAACAACCTGGCCGCGCTGGGGTGCAGCGTCTCGATCTGCAGCGTCATAGGCGCGGACGAGAACGGCACAACCCTGCAGCATGTCTTTACGGGCAAGGGAGTGGATGTCGCCGGAGTATTCGAAGACCCTCTTCGCACCACCAGCAAGAAGACCCGCGTGGTGGCGGCCAATCAGCAGATCGTTCGTATGGACCGGGAAACGAAGGAGCCGCTGCGCCCTGAACTGGAGGCTCAGGTTATCGAGTACGTGGAGCGTCATGCAGATGAGTTCCAGGTGCTTCTCCTGTCCGACTATCTCAAGGGGGTCCTCACCGAGAGGGTAGTTCAGGCGGCAGTAGAGGCAGGCAGGAAACGAGGCATTCCAGTAGTGATCGATCCGAAGGGGAGCGATTACAGCAAATACCGCGGTGCGACAATTCTTACGCCGAATCGGAAGGAAGCAGAGCAGGCTGCCGGGATGCCGATCGCCAACGAAGATGATCTGGGTCGCGCTGCCGAACGCATACTTCGGGAGTGCGAACTGGATGCGCTCCTCATCACCCGAAGCGAACAGGGGATGTCCCTCTTCGGGAGCGGAGGATGGCTGACCCACATTCCCACCTTCGCCCGGGAAGTTTACGATGTCACGGGTGCAGGCGATACCGTGCTAGCTGTTATGGGGGTCGCGCTCGCCTGCGGTATAGGCTATGAGGATGCCGCTAGGGTCGCCAATGTGGCGGCTGGTATTGCCGTCGGCAAGGTAGGGACTTCCACCGTGACGCCTTCCGAGGTCATCGGCCTCATCGGTCACGGACATGCCGACAGTGACGCCAAGATCAAGAACCTGGACGTCCTGGTTGAGGTGATCGAGAAGGAGAAAGGGCGGGGGAAGCAAGTTGTGTTCACCAACGGTTGTTTCGACCTCCTTCACGTGGGGCATGTGAAATACCTGCAGAAGGCGCGCTCTTTTGGTGACCTTCTCGTCCTGGGCCTCAACAGTGATGCTTCTGTCAGGCGGCTCAAGGGAGATAAGCGGCCACTCATCCCGCAGGAAGAGCGTGCCCATCTCCTCGCAGCCTTGAACTGTGTCGACTACGTGGTATTCTTTGACGACGATACGCCGCTTGCTCTCATTGAAACACTCAAACCAATGGTGCTCGTGAAAGGGGGGGATTACACGCCGGATACGGTAGTGGGCCGGGATGTAGTGGAATCTTGCGGAGGGCGCGTGGAATTGGTGGAATTTGTGGATGGTAAATCGACAACCAACATCATCGAGAAGATTCTGACCAGTTACGGAGAAGGGCAGTAA
- a CDS encoding glycosyltransferase family 9 protein, producing the protein MSSSVVKKMAAEFKSILIIKPGAIGDVLHMTPVVRALKDRYPESRISFIVSSPVTASLFSGNPLVDEVIVFDKKGAHKSLSGFLSLWRQLRSRRFDLVLNYQRSNIKGWLLASAAFPSTVVVYHKTRGTVVHAIADHLSPLMKIGIDAQRASHRLDFFPSGKDSEFADDFLAAEGLAGKPLIAFNPGTSHACKCWPIERFAELGDRLVDELGVEILILGSRDEKKLADEIRNRMTRSSHDLTGCSLGELGAVLQRVQLLVTGDTGPMHIAAAVGTRVVALYGPISPVRSGPVGEGHRILIHEELECCPCNSFDCKNPAFRECMEMISVQEAFDACAEMSQNSSVQGRAV; encoded by the coding sequence GTGAGTTCATCGGTCGTGAAGAAAATGGCTGCAGAGTTTAAATCAATCCTTATCATCAAACCCGGTGCCATTGGCGATGTTCTGCACATGACCCCGGTAGTGAGAGCGCTGAAGGATCGATATCCAGAGAGCAGGATCAGCTTTATCGTGAGCTCGCCTGTTACCGCATCCCTTTTTTCAGGTAATCCTCTCGTGGACGAGGTAATCGTCTTCGACAAGAAGGGAGCCCACAAGTCCCTCTCCGGATTCCTCTCGCTGTGGCGGCAGTTAAGAAGCAGGCGTTTCGATCTCGTCCTCAACTACCAGCGCAGCAATATCAAGGGATGGCTGTTGGCCTCGGCTGCCTTTCCAAGCACCGTCGTCGTCTATCACAAAACACGTGGAACGGTTGTGCATGCCATTGCCGATCACCTCAGCCCGTTGATGAAAATCGGGATCGATGCGCAGCGGGCGAGCCACCGCCTCGATTTTTTTCCTTCCGGGAAAGATAGTGAGTTCGCCGATGATTTTCTGGCAGCAGAAGGCCTTGCCGGGAAGCCGTTGATAGCCTTTAATCCGGGCACCAGCCACGCATGCAAGTGCTGGCCGATAGAGCGCTTCGCCGAGCTTGGGGACAGGCTCGTGGATGAGCTGGGGGTGGAGATCCTTATTCTCGGCAGCAGGGACGAAAAAAAGCTTGCGGATGAGATCCGGAACCGGATGACCCGATCAAGCCATGATCTTACCGGCTGCTCTCTGGGTGAACTGGGAGCAGTACTCCAGCGGGTTCAACTTCTGGTAACCGGTGATACCGGGCCGATGCACATAGCCGCAGCTGTAGGGACCAGGGTCGTGGCGCTCTATGGCCCCATCAGCCCGGTAAGGAGCGGACCGGTGGGAGAGGGGCATCGCATTCTGATCCATGAAGAACTGGAATGCTGCCCCTGCAACAGCTTCGACTGCAAGAATCCCGCGTTCCGGGAGTGCATGGAAATGATTTCCGTTCAGGAGGCCTTTGATGCCTGCGCGGAGATGTCGCAAAACAGTTCTGTCCAAGGGAGAGCAGTGTAA
- a CDS encoding NeuD/PglB/VioB family sugar acetyltransferase: MTREPLILVGGGGHCKSCIDVIELEANFEIVGILDLPENVGQQILGYPVMGTDADIGGLAKEVRNFCITLGQIRSPERRISLYQQLKMYRSRLPAIISPLAHVSRHAIVGEGTIVMHQAVINAGAQVGINCIINTKALIEHDAVIGNHCHISTASVVNGGVTVGTGTFYGSGAVSKQGITIAEKSFVKANSLVTGI, from the coding sequence ATGACGAGAGAGCCACTAATACTGGTTGGCGGCGGCGGCCATTGCAAATCGTGCATCGACGTCATCGAACTTGAGGCGAATTTTGAGATCGTAGGCATTCTTGACCTTCCTGAAAATGTGGGGCAGCAGATCCTCGGTTACCCGGTGATGGGTACCGACGCCGACATTGGAGGTTTGGCCAAAGAGGTCCGGAATTTTTGTATCACACTCGGTCAGATAAGGAGCCCAGAGAGAAGAATATCCCTCTACCAGCAGCTGAAGATGTACCGATCACGGTTGCCGGCGATTATTTCACCATTGGCTCATGTTTCAAGACATGCCATTGTGGGGGAGGGAACGATTGTCATGCACCAGGCAGTGATCAATGCGGGCGCGCAGGTCGGGATCAACTGTATCATCAATACCAAAGCACTCATTGAGCATGATGCTGTTATCGGTAATCACTGTCATATTTCCACCGCCTCGGTGGTGAACGGCGGAGTGACGGTAGGCACTGGGACATTCTATGGCAGCGGTGCTGTCAGCAAACAAGGAATTACCATTGCAGAGAAAAGTTTTGTGAAAGCGAACAGCCTTGTGACGGGGATTTAA
- a CDS encoding LegC family aminotransferase, with protein sequence MRKSIVEPLVEALRTVLPPVGAVSLHEPCFTGNEWNYVKECLDTGWVSSVGKFVDRFEEELASFTGANCAIAVVNGTAALHVCLLLAGVLPGDEVLIPSLTFIATANAVSYCGAVPHFVDSNERTLGLDPVKLEQYLAEIVDLQAGSCYNRKTGRRIRAVVPMHTFGHPVDLDALVDVCERFCVELVEDAAESIGSYYKGKHTGNHGRLAALSFNGNKTITTGGGGAVITNDEELGRLAKHLTTTAKVPHPWKFNHDMVGFNYRLPNLNAALGCAQLEQLPRFLAAKRQLFETYHGVLRGFEGVRLMSEPEFTRSNYWLQAIILDECIADQRDIILERTNARGIMTRPCWTLMQNQPMFTECPRMETPVAQSLERRLINIPSSAILTDVAR encoded by the coding sequence ATGAGGAAATCGATTGTCGAACCGCTAGTCGAGGCACTTCGGACCGTTTTGCCGCCGGTGGGTGCGGTCAGTCTGCATGAACCGTGTTTCACCGGCAATGAGTGGAACTATGTCAAGGAATGCCTTGATACCGGCTGGGTTTCTTCAGTCGGCAAATTCGTGGATCGTTTTGAGGAGGAACTTGCCTCTTTTACCGGTGCCAACTGTGCCATCGCGGTTGTGAACGGTACCGCCGCCTTGCATGTCTGTCTGCTATTGGCAGGTGTCCTCCCTGGCGATGAGGTGCTCATACCTTCACTGACCTTTATTGCCACGGCTAACGCAGTTTCCTACTGTGGTGCAGTTCCTCATTTTGTAGATAGCAACGAGAGGACCCTGGGGCTTGATCCTGTGAAGTTGGAGCAGTACCTAGCGGAGATTGTCGATCTGCAGGCTGGGAGCTGTTACAACCGCAAGACCGGGCGGAGGATCAGGGCAGTTGTACCTATGCACACTTTTGGACATCCCGTCGATCTGGATGCGCTCGTTGATGTATGTGAGCGTTTTTGTGTGGAATTGGTCGAAGATGCAGCTGAATCCATCGGGTCGTACTACAAGGGAAAGCATACCGGCAACCATGGCCGTCTCGCTGCGCTGAGCTTCAATGGCAACAAGACAATAACAACCGGCGGCGGTGGCGCTGTGATCACCAATGACGAGGAGTTGGGCCGACTGGCGAAACACCTGACAACGACGGCAAAGGTTCCTCATCCCTGGAAGTTCAACCATGACATGGTAGGTTTCAACTACCGCCTTCCAAATTTGAATGCAGCTCTGGGGTGCGCGCAGTTGGAGCAGCTCCCGCGCTTTCTGGCGGCAAAGCGCCAGCTTTTCGAAACGTACCATGGAGTGCTGAGAGGATTTGAGGGCGTCAGGCTGATGTCCGAGCCGGAGTTCACCCGGAGCAATTATTGGTTGCAAGCGATTATACTCGACGAATGTATTGCCGATCAGCGTGACATCATTCTTGAGAGGACAAATGCCAGAGGTATAATGACTCGCCCCTGTTGGACTCTGATGCAGAACCAGCCGATGTTTACGGAGTGCCCGAGGATGGAAACCCCGGTAGCGCAAAGTCTTGAGCGGCGGCTGATCAACATTCCGAGCAGCGCTATCCTTACAGACGTGGCAAGGTAA
- a CDS encoding DUF4254 domain-containing protein — MMQELELVDLPEAFDECIACWHKDASRSDGVVVAINPIAIELAYRNFMLWHEEDKARRTDVADSEIAQVKRNIDRYNQQRNDLIEKLDEAILSRLLSQGEMNPRLPINSETPGSIVDRISILSLKVCHMEEDTLRDDVSEEHRERSRARLAILREQRSDLATALALLIDEYRLGKKQMKLYRQFKMYNDPSLNPEIYRRSNKQ, encoded by the coding sequence ATGATGCAGGAACTCGAACTGGTTGATCTGCCTGAGGCCTTCGATGAGTGCATAGCTTGCTGGCACAAGGATGCCTCGCGCTCCGACGGTGTGGTGGTTGCGATCAATCCGATTGCCATCGAACTGGCTTATCGAAATTTCATGCTCTGGCATGAGGAGGACAAGGCTCGCAGGACCGATGTTGCCGATAGCGAAATCGCCCAGGTGAAGCGCAACATTGACCGTTATAACCAGCAGCGCAACGACCTGATCGAGAAGCTGGATGAGGCCATACTGAGCCGGCTGCTGAGCCAGGGCGAGATGAATCCCCGGCTTCCGATCAATTCCGAGACCCCGGGCAGCATTGTGGACAGAATCTCCATACTGTCGCTAAAGGTCTGCCACATGGAGGAGGATACTCTCCGGGACGATGTTTCGGAGGAGCATCGGGAGCGTTCGCGCGCCCGGCTGGCGATCCTCCGGGAGCAGCGTTCCGATCTCGCCACAGCCCTTGCTCTCCTGATAGATGAATACCGGCTGGGTAAGAAGCAGATGAAGCTCTACCGGCAGTTCAAGATGTACAATGATCCTTCCCTCAATCCGGAGATCTATAGAAGATCGAACAAGCAGTAA
- the gmd gene encoding GDP-mannose 4,6-dehydratase — MKKALITGITGQDGSYLAEFLEKKGYEVHGIIRRSSSFNTGRINHIYRDPHETGVRLFLHYGDLNDASSINKVLRDVRPNEIYNLGAQSHVRVSFDVPEYTGEVDALGAVRILEAIRETELNTKFYQASSSELYGKVVETPQKETTPFYPRSPYACAKAYSYYITVNYRESYNLFACNGILFNHESPRRGETFVTRKITRAAARIKLGLQECLYLGNLDAKRDWGFAGDYVEAMWLMLQQTEPDDYVVATGETHAVREFAEKVFARLDMPLEWKGSGVHEKGIDSKTGKIVIEIDPKYFRPAEVDLLLGDPAKARRQLKWEPRVDFDGLVNMMVDSDLKLAEREKRANGC, encoded by the coding sequence ATGAAGAAAGCGCTGATCACCGGGATCACCGGCCAGGACGGCTCCTACCTCGCCGAATTCCTCGAGAAAAAAGGGTACGAAGTTCACGGCATCATCCGCCGTTCATCTTCTTTCAATACCGGCAGGATCAATCATATCTACCGGGACCCCCATGAAACGGGAGTCCGCCTTTTTCTCCATTACGGAGACCTCAATGACGCCAGCTCCATCAACAAGGTGCTGCGCGATGTTCGCCCCAACGAAATCTATAATCTCGGTGCCCAAAGTCATGTGCGCGTCTCCTTCGATGTGCCGGAGTACACCGGAGAAGTTGACGCACTCGGTGCCGTGCGAATCCTCGAAGCGATCCGCGAGACAGAGCTGAACACGAAGTTTTACCAGGCGTCCTCCTCGGAGCTTTACGGAAAAGTCGTTGAGACTCCGCAGAAGGAAACCACCCCTTTCTATCCCCGCTCCCCCTATGCGTGCGCAAAGGCGTACTCATACTACATCACCGTCAACTATCGTGAGAGTTACAATCTCTTCGCCTGCAACGGAATACTTTTCAATCACGAGTCGCCGCGGCGCGGCGAGACCTTCGTTACCCGCAAGATCACGCGTGCTGCCGCACGGATCAAGCTAGGGCTGCAGGAGTGCCTCTATCTTGGAAACCTGGACGCCAAGCGCGACTGGGGTTTTGCCGGCGACTACGTGGAGGCAATGTGGCTCATGCTCCAGCAGACGGAGCCGGATGATTACGTCGTCGCCACCGGCGAAACCCATGCCGTACGGGAGTTCGCAGAGAAAGTTTTTGCACGGCTCGACATGCCGCTGGAATGGAAGGGGAGCGGCGTGCACGAGAAAGGGATCGATTCGAAAACGGGCAAGATCGTCATCGAGATAGATCCGAAGTATTTCCGGCCCGCAGAGGTGGACCTGCTTCTCGGGGACCCGGCGAAGGCAAGGCGACAACTAAAGTGGGAGCCGCGGGTCGATTTCGACGGGCTGGTCAACATGATGGTGGATTCCGACCTGAAGCTCGCCGAGCGCGAAAAGCGGGCGAACGGGTGCTGA
- a CDS encoding NAD-dependent epimerase yields the protein MSILVTGAAGFIGFHLTRRLLDQGAEVVGFDNLNDYYDVNLKLARLQQLDDEHFTFVKGDLADRKAVADLFAENRFDIVVNLAAQAGVRYSLQNPYLYIDSNISGFINVLEGCRHNGVRHLVYASSSSVYGANTKMPFSVRHNVDHPVSLYAATKKANELMAHTYSHLYGLPTTGLRFFTVYGPWGRPDMALFLFTKAILEGKSIDVFDNGKMQRDFTYIDDIVEGVHRAMYNTPKPNLAWSGDTPDPSTSRAPYRIYNIGNNNPVELLHFIEVLEECLGKKAEKNFLPIQAGDMPATYADVDDLMKDVGFKPATSIEQGVGKFVEWYRRYFNC from the coding sequence ATGAGCATCTTGGTTACCGGGGCAGCCGGTTTTATCGGATTTCACCTCACCAGAAGACTGTTGGATCAAGGCGCAGAAGTTGTCGGTTTTGATAATCTGAATGATTACTACGACGTCAACCTGAAGTTAGCCCGCCTGCAACAGCTCGACGATGAGCATTTCACATTTGTGAAAGGTGATCTCGCGGACAGGAAGGCGGTCGCCGACCTGTTCGCGGAAAACCGTTTCGACATAGTTGTAAATCTCGCTGCCCAGGCCGGCGTCAGATATTCCCTTCAAAATCCCTACTTATATATCGACAGTAACATTTCCGGATTCATCAACGTCCTCGAGGGGTGCCGGCATAATGGTGTCCGGCACCTGGTTTACGCCTCTTCCAGCTCCGTCTATGGTGCCAACACCAAGATGCCCTTCTCAGTTCGTCATAATGTGGACCATCCCGTTTCTCTATATGCCGCAACCAAGAAAGCCAACGAGCTGATGGCGCACACGTACTCCCATCTCTACGGGCTGCCAACTACGGGCCTGCGGTTTTTCACTGTCTACGGACCATGGGGGCGGCCAGACATGGCACTCTTCCTCTTTACGAAAGCCATTCTTGAGGGAAAATCGATCGACGTCTTCGATAACGGCAAAATGCAGCGGGATTTTACCTACATCGACGACATCGTCGAGGGTGTGCACCGTGCGATGTACAACACGCCCAAGCCGAACCTTGCCTGGAGTGGTGACACCCCCGATCCCAGCACGAGCCGCGCTCCTTACCGTATCTACAACATTGGTAACAACAATCCGGTGGAACTGTTGCATTTTATCGAGGTGCTGGAGGAGTGTCTCGGGAAGAAGGCGGAGAAGAATTTCCTTCCTATCCAGGCAGGTGACATGCCGGCTACTTATGCAGATGTCGATGACCTGATGAAGGATGTCGGGTTCAAGCCGGCGACGTCCATCGAACAAGGCGTCGGGAAGTTCGTCGAGTGGTATCGCCGGTATTTCAATTGCTGA
- a CDS encoding NAD-dependent 4,6-dehydratase LegB encodes MELKNRKILVTGADGFIGSHLIEELVRRGCDVRAFVLYNSFNSWGWLDHSEVEIRKSLDVFSGDIRDPHGIKEAMKGCDVVLHLAALIAIPYSYHSPDTYVDTNVKGTLNVIQAARELGVEKVVHTSTSEVYGTARFVPITEEHPLQGQSPYSASKIGADHIAMSFHTSFGTPVSIIRPFNTYGPRQSARAVIPTIISQIASGSRKIKLGSLHPTRDFNYINDTVEGFIAIAESDRSVGEVINVGSNFEVSIGDTVRTIADIMDVSIEIETDDVRLRPERSEVERLWADNRKALEVTGWQPSYAGLSGLRRGLTETVDWFCKPENLRRYKADRYNI; translated from the coding sequence ATGGAACTTAAAAACAGAAAAATTCTAGTCACCGGTGCAGATGGTTTCATCGGGTCTCATCTTATCGAGGAACTTGTAAGGCGGGGTTGCGATGTCCGTGCTTTTGTTCTCTACAACTCTTTCAACTCTTGGGGATGGTTGGATCACTCAGAGGTGGAGATCAGAAAGAGCCTGGACGTTTTTTCGGGGGACATTCGTGATCCTCACGGGATAAAGGAAGCCATGAAAGGCTGTGATGTGGTGCTGCACTTGGCTGCGCTGATAGCCATTCCCTACTCCTACCATTCTCCTGATACCTACGTGGACACTAACGTCAAAGGCACATTGAATGTCATTCAGGCCGCCCGTGAACTCGGGGTGGAGAAGGTTGTACATACTTCAACCAGCGAAGTTTATGGAACCGCTCGGTTCGTACCGATAACGGAAGAACACCCCTTGCAGGGGCAGTCACCGTACTCTGCGTCAAAGATCGGCGCGGACCACATTGCCATGTCATTCCATACATCCTTTGGGACGCCAGTGTCGATCATTCGTCCCTTCAATACTTATGGTCCCCGGCAGTCGGCACGTGCGGTTATTCCGACCATAATTTCTCAGATCGCCAGCGGGAGCAGAAAGATCAAGCTCGGGTCCCTTCACCCGACACGGGATTTCAATTACATCAACGATACGGTGGAAGGATTCATCGCCATTGCGGAATCGGACCGGTCCGTGGGCGAGGTGATCAACGTGGGGAGCAACTTCGAGGTTTCCATCGGCGATACCGTCCGGACGATTGCGGATATAATGGATGTCAGCATAGAGATAGAGACCGACGACGTGAGGCTTCGCCCAGAGAGGAGTGAGGTTGAGAGGCTCTGGGCCGATAATCGGAAAGCGCTGGAGGTAACCGGCTGGCAGCCATCGTATGCTGGGTTGTCCGGGCTTAGGCGGGGGTTAACCGAAACTGTGGACTGGTTCTGCAAACCCGAGAATCTCAGACGATACAAGGCGGACCGGTACAATATATGA
- a CDS encoding GDP-mannose 4,6-dehydratase has protein sequence MKLLITGGCGFLGSNLASHALRSGDELVVFDSLCRKGSAENLLWLKDQGEMRFVHGDIRIENDINRLVQEFRPEAVFHLAGQVAMTTSIANPRLDFEVNVLGTHNLLEAVRLHASEATVIYSSTNKVYGDLEQYRYNETETRFVCSDKPRGFDETTPLEFHSPYGCSKGAADQYMLDYARIFGLNTIVFRHSSMYGGRQFATYDQGWIGWFCQVAEETRRGHLKEPFTISGTGKQVRDVLHADDMIALYFSAVERHRDIRGEVFNIGGGMENSLSLLELFQLLEENTGASLNYTRLPPRGSDQRVFVADISKAEQRIGWKPGVTARSGIRRMLDWTSEFIGREENGCRV, from the coding sequence ATGAAACTATTGATTACTGGTGGCTGCGGCTTCCTCGGAAGCAATCTTGCTTCGCATGCACTTCGCAGCGGCGACGAACTCGTAGTCTTCGACTCACTCTGCCGGAAAGGTTCAGCTGAAAACCTCCTTTGGTTAAAGGATCAGGGAGAAATGAGATTTGTGCATGGCGACATCCGGATCGAAAACGACATAAACCGGCTCGTGCAGGAGTTCAGGCCCGAGGCAGTGTTTCATCTGGCGGGACAGGTGGCCATGACGACCTCTATTGCCAACCCCCGTCTCGACTTCGAAGTTAACGTGCTGGGCACGCATAATCTTCTGGAAGCAGTTCGCCTGCATGCCTCTGAAGCAACAGTCATATATTCTTCGACAAACAAGGTATACGGAGATCTGGAGCAGTACAGGTATAATGAGACTGAAACCCGATTTGTCTGCTCAGACAAACCGAGGGGATTCGATGAAACGACCCCGCTGGAATTCCATTCTCCGTATGGCTGCTCGAAGGGGGCTGCAGACCAGTACATGCTCGATTACGCCCGTATCTTCGGCCTTAATACAATAGTATTCAGGCACTCTAGCATGTATGGCGGACGGCAGTTTGCCACCTATGACCAGGGCTGGATCGGGTGGTTCTGCCAGGTGGCAGAGGAGACTAGACGTGGTCACCTGAAAGAGCCTTTTACAATTTCAGGTACCGGCAAGCAGGTGCGGGATGTTCTCCATGCCGACGACATGATCGCCCTGTATTTTTCGGCTGTTGAGCGGCATAGGGACATAAGGGGTGAAGTGTTCAATATTGGCGGCGGCATGGAAAACAGCTTGTCACTACTGGAATTGTTCCAGCTTCTTGAGGAAAATACCGGGGCCTCTTTGAACTACACCCGACTACCTCCGCGAGGCAGCGACCAGCGCGTGTTTGTTGCGGATATATCGAAGGCAGAACAGCGCATCGGCTGGAAGCCTGGCGTCACCGCTCGATCGGGTATTCGGAGGATGCTGGACTGGACCAGTGAGTTCATCGGTCGTGAAGAAAATGGCTGCAGAGTTTAA